The Anaerobacillus sp. CMMVII region TAAAAAAGTTGTAAAAGCTAAATCGATGGTTACAGAGGAAATTGGAATTAACCACGAATTGATTGATGCTGGGATAGATGTAATGGAAACTGACTTAGCTGAATACATTTTGCAATTAGATGACTGGAATCCACCTTCCCATATGGTAGTGCCATCTTTACATTTAAACAAAACTCAAATTCGTGATGTTTTTGCCAAGAATGGATATACTGGCAAAGATATTCCAGAAGACTTAGCTGCATTTTCTCGGGCTCAACTGCGTAATGAGTTTGTAACAGCTGATATGGGGATTTATGGATGTAACTTTGCTATCGCTGAATCAGGAGCGATTTCATTAATCAGTAATGAAGGAAATATCGATCTTTGTACATCGGCACCTGAATTACAAGTGTCTGTCATGGGGATGGAACGTATTGTAGCTACCTATGAAGATGCAGATATCTGTATTAGCTTATTAGCTAGAAGTGCAGTAGGGGCAAAAAGTACAAGTTATACGACATTTGTAAACGGGGTTACTGAAGAAGGTGCTGCGGATGGTGCGAAAGAATTTCATGTAGTGATCATTGATAATGGACGTTCTAAAGTATTAAAGTCACAATTCAAAGAAGTATTACAATGTATGCGCTGTGCTGCATGCTTAAATATCTGTCCAGTATATCGGCAAGTTGGTGGACACTCTTATAATGCTATCTATTCTGGGCCACTTGGGGTTGTATTAACGCCACTTCTTGCAGGCTATGATGACTTCAAAGAACTTCCAAATATGTGTTCACTTTGTGGTGCGTGTACAGAAGTTTGTCCATCTAATATCAAGTTGCATTCATTAATTCATGAGCACAAGCGTGTGTTAGCTGAAGAAAAGAAGGTTTCTGCATTTTGGGGTGCGAGTATGTCTGGAGCAGGTATGGTTTTAAGCCGTCCTTGGATGTACAAGCTAGGAACAAGTGTTGCGCCACTAATGACAAAACCATTGATGGAAGATGGAAAAATTAAAAAAGGGGTTAGTGTTCTTAAAGGTTGGACAGACAAACGCGACCTGCCAGCAATGGAAAAAACACGTTTCAGAGATTGGTATGCATCTAGAAGTAAAGGAGGAAATAAATAATGAAAAAAGGACAAATTTTAAATAGAGAGTCATTTATTTCTAACCTTTCAAACATACTTGGTCGAGAAATGCCGAAAGAGGTTGTGCATCCTGAATTATCAAGCAAACCTCATCTTGAAATTTATAAAGGCTTTACTCAAGCGCAATTATCTGAAGAGTTCCATAAGAATGCTCAAGTTAACAAAGCTGGATCTGGTGGTAAGATTGATTCCGTAATTATCGAGAAAAAAGATCTTGCAAAAACTGTAGCTGAGAAACTGGTTGAACATGGAACTGGGCCAATTATCGCTTGGAACGATGAGCGTTTTACAGAATGGGGTCTAAATGATGTGTTGAAAGATGCGTATGTTTGGACTGATGAAAAAGGCCGTGAAAATGTAGATAAGGCATTGAATGCGTCTTATGGCGTGTGTATCAGTGATCTTTCACTTGCTGAAACAGCTTCTTATACTGTCATTGATAAGTTGGGAAAAGGAAGATCGTCAAACTTCCTGCCATTAAATTATGTTTGCATTGTACCGCAAAGTACAATTGTTCCTCGTTTAACACAAGGAATGCAAAAACTTCACGAAATGTCAAAAGAAGGAATAAATCCTGCAGCCATTAATTTTATTTGTGGTTCAAGTAGTTCCTCTGACATTGAGTTAAACAAGGTATGGGGCGTACATGGACCTATTCGTTTAACTTATCTCATTGTTTCTGATTTATAATTCAAATACTCTACAGTAATTGCTAACACGATCCAATGAAAACAGTAAAATCACATGAAAATGTTACAGACAGATCTTAACAAGCTATAATCTACCGCACTTATCTCGCATAACGTTAAAGATATTACACACTCTCACCTCGAGGAGCTAGATATGACTTGGTTGGTGAGGTGAGAGTGGTTTGCTACCAAAATGCTTACAAAGTAATTATTTAGAGGTTTCTCATTAGTTATAACAAACTTTTGAGAAGCCTTTTTGATTCTGTTCAAAAACTTTTTAAACAAAAAAGTATATAAAGGGTGACAATAGTCACTTACTGGAAGATTAGCTTCACTTATACTGAAATTAATCAACGAAGGGGAGGTTGAAAGAATGGCAATCGAAAAACTAGATAAAACGGAAGCTCATAAGGAAGAAAGATCTTTAGTAGGAACAGCCTTTGGAGTTGGATTTGTCGGGATAGTCATTTTAGTTAGTTATCTTACTCTATACGGATTTTACTTGGCTAGAGTGTAGAAAGGGGAATGGGGAAAATGCATAAATCAGAAAAAGTTTGGCTTACAATAAGTTTTGGTATGATCATGTTATTTATGATAGCAACTGGTTATCAAGCATTTGCGCTAGGTATGGCACCTCCAGGAGGAATGGAAACGCTTGATCCACAAAAAGTTGATCAAACAGCACCGTTTGATAATCCGGGAATTACGCAAATTGGCGAAAACGAATATGAAGTAGTTATGACTCTACAACTCTTTAGTTTTACTCCTATGAATATTGAAGTTCCAGCAGGTTCAACGGTTCATTTCATATTAACATCAAAAGACGTTGTCCATGGGTTTCAAATTGTAGATACAAATGTAAACGGGATGGTAATGCCAGGTCATATTCTAAATGTTACGCAAAAATTTGATAAGCCTGGTGAGTATTTAGTGTTATGTAATGAATATTGTGGTATCGGTCACCAATATATGGCGACAACGATTACGGTTAAATAAAGGGGGGGAATTAAGTTGGAAATGAGCGCACAAGCACTAAAAGATAAAACAAATGAAGTGTTAGGAGTAAATCCTGAGGACGCTAAATTAACGAAATCATATTTATTAGTATCATTTATTGCATTACTTCTCGGGGGACTTTTTGGATTATTACAAGGTATAAATCGTGCCGGACTCTTAGAGCTACCAAATTGGCTTAACTACTATCAAGTTCTAACTGCTCATGGTTTATTGTTAATAGTAGTATTTTCTGGGTTCTTTATGATTGGTTATTTTTATTCAGGTCTTTCACATACATTAGGCGGTCTTCTTCCTAAGGTTAGAAAGCTTGCCTGGGTTGGTTATGGATTAAGTATGTTCGGTACGGTATTAGTTGTGATTATGGTATTAATGAACGAAGCATCGGTTTTATTCACATTTTATCCACCGATGAAGGCGAACCCAATCTTTTATTTTGGATTAGTATTTGTTGTACTAGGAATTTGGGCGTGCTGCATCGGGGCATTTATTCAAGTAGCAAATTGGAGAAAGCAAAATAAAGGTCAACATCTTCCAATCCTTGCTTTCTTTGCAACTGGAGCCTTCGTTTTACTAATAGCTTGTACAGCTTTTGTTGCAGTTGAAGTTTTATTCCTAATCCTACCTTGGTCACTTGGTTGGGTTGATACAATCAATGTTATGTTAGCACGTACGCTGTTCTGGGCGTTTGGACATACAGCCGTTAATATCTGGTATTTGACTGCGGTATCTGCTTGGTATGTCATTGTACCGAGAGTTATTGGTGGAACACTTTGGAGCGATACGTTAACTCGTGTTGTTGTTGTTGCTCTTGTTATC contains the following coding sequences:
- a CDS encoding LutB/LldF family L-lactate oxidation iron-sulfur protein, which translates into the protein MGIKINDQSFKKNLEKNLNDDFMRAAMVKAQDLINKNRTNVLSQLGDGNFREWQKLSGEVRAHVLENLDFYLNQFAENVVKNGGNVFFAKDAKEASQYVTNLAIERGVKKVVKAKSMVTEEIGINHELIDAGIDVMETDLAEYILQLDDWNPPSHMVVPSLHLNKTQIRDVFAKNGYTGKDIPEDLAAFSRAQLRNEFVTADMGIYGCNFAIAESGAISLISNEGNIDLCTSAPELQVSVMGMERIVATYEDADICISLLARSAVGAKSTSYTTFVNGVTEEGAADGAKEFHVVIIDNGRSKVLKSQFKEVLQCMRCAACLNICPVYRQVGGHSYNAIYSGPLGVVLTPLLAGYDDFKELPNMCSLCGACTEVCPSNIKLHSLIHEHKRVLAEEKKVSAFWGASMSGAGMVLSRPWMYKLGTSVAPLMTKPLMEDGKIKKGVSVLKGWTDKRDLPAMEKTRFRDWYASRSKGGNK
- a CDS encoding lactate utilization protein C: MKKGQILNRESFISNLSNILGREMPKEVVHPELSSKPHLEIYKGFTQAQLSEEFHKNAQVNKAGSGGKIDSVIIEKKDLAKTVAEKLVEHGTGPIIAWNDERFTEWGLNDVLKDAYVWTDEKGRENVDKALNASYGVCISDLSLAETASYTVIDKLGKGRSSNFLPLNYVCIVPQSTIVPRLTQGMQKLHEMSKEGINPAAINFICGSSSSSDIELNKVWGVHGPIRLTYLIVSDL
- a CDS encoding cytochrome c oxidase subunit II encodes the protein MHKSEKVWLTISFGMIMLFMIATGYQAFALGMAPPGGMETLDPQKVDQTAPFDNPGITQIGENEYEVVMTLQLFSFTPMNIEVPAGSTVHFILTSKDVVHGFQIVDTNVNGMVMPGHILNVTQKFDKPGEYLVLCNEYCGIGHQYMATTITVK